One genomic region from Halobacteriovorax vibrionivorans encodes:
- a CDS encoding tRNA dihydrouridine synthase, with protein MIFAPMEGVTDGPYREAIQRAFGDWDYYSTDFYRIPSVGNVHTKTLVKHYGEEYLKKKSHSIKTAYQFLTSEIAQTKQAINLISELNYHHIDLNLGCPSKKVNSNKGGAYLLSDLKALEKIIRDIRESFQNVFTVKIRIGYRDDSLFFDLLNLFEDCGVDGITIHARTRDQLYKGVADWSYIEKAVKHSSLPIIANGDIWTIEDIDRIYDQCDPYAIMCGRSALKTPWLASIYKEYQGRADFISEEFLLKLRAQNLDLYFYELEKEYRKFGYPESTILKRFKAFCRYLFDDYENFELIRGKFLRSQELREFKDHLDQFVHRYS; from the coding sequence ATGATCTTTGCGCCGATGGAAGGTGTAACAGATGGCCCTTATCGCGAGGCCATTCAAAGGGCATTTGGTGACTGGGATTATTATTCAACAGATTTTTATCGAATTCCATCGGTGGGTAATGTTCATACAAAGACACTAGTAAAACACTACGGTGAAGAATATTTAAAAAAGAAGTCTCATAGCATTAAGACGGCCTATCAATTTCTAACCTCAGAAATTGCACAAACGAAGCAGGCCATTAATTTAATTAGTGAACTCAATTATCACCATATCGACTTAAATCTTGGATGCCCTTCAAAGAAAGTCAACTCCAATAAAGGGGGAGCCTATCTTCTATCTGACCTTAAGGCCCTTGAAAAAATCATAAGAGATATTCGTGAATCATTTCAAAATGTCTTCACGGTTAAGATTCGAATTGGCTATCGCGATGACTCGCTCTTCTTTGACCTCTTAAACCTTTTTGAAGATTGTGGTGTTGATGGAATTACAATTCATGCGAGAACCCGCGATCAGCTTTATAAAGGTGTTGCCGATTGGAGCTATATTGAAAAAGCTGTTAAGCACTCATCTCTTCCAATCATTGCAAATGGTGATATCTGGACAATTGAAGATATTGATCGCATTTATGACCAATGTGACCCTTATGCGATTATGTGTGGTCGAAGTGCCTTAAAGACGCCATGGCTTGCTTCAATTTATAAAGAATATCAGGGGCGTGCAGACTTTATCAGTGAAGAATTTCTCTTAAAGTTAAGAGCTCAAAACCTTGATCTCTACTTCTATGAATTAGAAAAAGAATACCGAAAGTTTGGCTATCCAGAATCGACAATACTTAAGAGATTCAAAGCATTTTGTCGCTATCTCTTTGATGATTATGAGAACTTTGAATTAATTAGAGGTAAGTTTTTGAGATCACAAGAACTTCGTGAATTTAAAGATCATCTTGATCAATTCGTTCATCGCTATTCTTAG
- a CDS encoding NUDIX domain-containing protein encodes MEISIVIPYRIEEDGIVLFGQKRQEDGPLDGKFEFPGGKIEDGESCEEAARREFLEEVGCELNKISLFTHLSFKYPDRSVFLYVYVTDYIESMNLIAQKISFENAQNEVEELNIPDANKTIIMRLVEHFLRESKYNE; translated from the coding sequence ATGGAAATATCAATAGTTATACCTTATCGCATAGAAGAAGATGGAATTGTTCTCTTCGGACAAAAACGCCAAGAAGATGGCCCACTGGATGGAAAGTTTGAATTTCCTGGAGGCAAGATTGAAGATGGTGAGTCATGTGAGGAGGCTGCTCGTCGAGAATTTTTAGAAGAGGTAGGCTGTGAATTAAATAAAATTTCCCTTTTTACCCATCTAAGCTTCAAGTACCCCGATCGAAGTGTCTTTCTCTATGTCTATGTTACTGATTATATTGAAAGTATGAACCTTATTGCGCAAAAGATATCTTTTGAAAACGCTCAAAATGAGGTAGAAGAGCTTAATATTCCAGATGCAAATAAAACAATAATTATGCGCTTAGTAGAACATTTCTTACGAGAGAGTAAATATAATGAGTAA
- a CDS encoding NAD(P)/FAD-dependent oxidoreductase yields MSSEKFDIAVIGGGAAGMMATLRGVLNNDKVVMFPGSPRDKKRSREKWVYKVENMPGTHKYKKGIEEPNKETLEWIQESEFKDNLTFVKGKGVTEVTKNDDGSFKLIDSDGSEYEASYVVLCTGIMDVQPHFNDSIKPILPFANAQTVDYCLRCDGHHVYDKHTSIIGHTSGAVWVAVMLKERYNTPSMSILTNGETPDFSDEVKTLIKAYNIEVFTEKIVDVLGDRKEGQVQGYKFASGRTLESAFSFVSLGTIVYNELAKAIGAEVDERGYVLGNEKGETNIENFYVAGDLRANKKKQIYTAWDMAVDSLDDINAKIRRKKRAALLTSKGLA; encoded by the coding sequence ATGTCTAGCGAAAAATTTGATATTGCAGTAATTGGTGGCGGGGCCGCAGGAATGATGGCCACACTAAGAGGTGTATTAAATAACGATAAAGTTGTGATGTTTCCAGGTTCTCCTCGCGATAAGAAGCGTTCACGTGAGAAGTGGGTCTATAAGGTTGAGAATATGCCTGGTACACATAAGTATAAAAAAGGGATCGAAGAACCTAATAAGGAAACTCTTGAGTGGATTCAAGAGTCTGAATTTAAAGATAATCTCACTTTCGTAAAAGGAAAAGGTGTCACAGAGGTCACAAAAAATGATGATGGCTCTTTTAAGCTCATTGATAGTGATGGAAGCGAGTATGAAGCAAGCTATGTGGTCCTTTGTACTGGAATCATGGATGTTCAGCCTCATTTTAACGACAGCATTAAACCAATACTTCCTTTTGCTAATGCACAAACAGTAGACTACTGCTTAAGATGTGATGGACACCATGTCTATGATAAGCACACATCGATTATAGGGCACACTTCAGGGGCCGTGTGGGTTGCTGTGATGCTCAAGGAGAGGTACAACACTCCTTCGATGTCGATCCTTACAAATGGAGAGACTCCTGACTTTAGCGATGAAGTTAAAACTCTAATCAAAGCTTATAATATTGAAGTTTTCACGGAAAAAATTGTGGATGTACTTGGAGATCGTAAAGAAGGACAGGTTCAAGGTTATAAATTTGCAAGTGGGCGAACTTTAGAATCAGCGTTTTCTTTTGTTTCCCTCGGGACTATCGTTTATAATGAATTAGCAAAGGCCATTGGCGCAGAAGTTGATGAACGTGGCTACGTTCTAGGCAATGAAAAAGGTGAAACGAATATTGAAAATTTCTATGTTGCCGGTGACCTGAGGGCCAATAAGAAGAAACAAATTTATACAGCATGGGATATGGCCGTTGATTCTCTAGATGATATTAACGCCAAAATTCGCCGCAAGAAGAGGGCAGCATTATTAACATCAAAAGGTTTAGCTTAG
- the ftsY gene encoding signal recognition particle-docking protein FtsY: MLQLVAFLQSWADQAGMNIIITIEYAYAFIALCSVIGVSGFTGLFYLVKPKAKLPPPTKIETEEKDEPQSQAEVLEVVEEVKKEEEEEVLEPTKPEKSWKDRLTKGLSRSREGVWGKIGSIFGRGGLDEDALEEVEELLYGADLGPKATSELIEDLEEKAKSGDFDEAKFKSYIKDFLKNKMASVQANSPGDLFQFEKSDSKLPKVIMIVGVNGAGKTTTIGKLATKLTNQGAKVVVGACDTFRAAAVDQLQVWCDRAGATMIRAKEGANPSGVGYDALQAAMNEEADYCILDTAGRLHTAGNLMDELTKSKNVLKKLMEDAPHHTLLVIDAITGQNAIRQAEEFNKALDLTGLVFTKCDGSSKAGSAISIVDALQIPITYIGVGENVEDLSVFNLDEYLDALVGN; the protein is encoded by the coding sequence ATGTTGCAACTCGTTGCTTTTCTACAGTCTTGGGCAGACCAAGCTGGAATGAATATCATAATCACAATCGAATATGCTTATGCCTTTATTGCTCTTTGTTCGGTAATAGGTGTGAGTGGTTTCACTGGGCTTTTCTATCTTGTGAAACCAAAGGCAAAGCTGCCTCCACCAACTAAAATAGAGACAGAAGAAAAAGATGAGCCTCAGTCACAAGCTGAAGTATTAGAAGTTGTTGAAGAAGTAAAAAAAGAGGAAGAGGAAGAAGTCCTTGAGCCGACTAAGCCAGAGAAGTCATGGAAAGATCGACTTACAAAGGGTCTTTCACGCTCTCGTGAGGGAGTTTGGGGAAAGATCGGAAGTATCTTTGGCCGCGGAGGTCTTGATGAGGATGCACTTGAAGAAGTCGAAGAGCTTCTCTATGGAGCAGATCTTGGGCCAAAGGCAACAAGTGAACTCATTGAAGATCTTGAAGAAAAGGCAAAGTCTGGGGATTTTGATGAAGCAAAATTTAAGTCATATATTAAAGACTTTTTGAAAAATAAAATGGCAAGTGTACAGGCCAATAGTCCTGGTGATCTGTTTCAATTCGAAAAGAGTGATTCAAAATTACCTAAGGTCATAATGATTGTTGGTGTTAATGGAGCAGGAAAGACGACAACTATTGGAAAGCTTGCGACAAAGCTTACTAATCAAGGAGCAAAGGTTGTTGTTGGTGCGTGTGATACATTCCGTGCTGCGGCAGTTGATCAGCTCCAGGTGTGGTGCGATCGCGCAGGTGCAACAATGATTCGCGCAAAGGAAGGGGCCAACCCAAGTGGTGTTGGTTATGACGCGCTTCAGGCTGCAATGAATGAGGAAGCTGACTATTGTATCCTTGATACGGCGGGGCGTCTTCATACAGCGGGAAATTTAATGGATGAGCTGACTAAGAGTAAGAATGTTCTTAAGAAGCTGATGGAGGATGCACCTCATCATACACTTTTAGTTATTGATGCCATTACTGGACAGAATGCAATTCGCCAAGCGGAAGAGTTTAATAAGGCATTGGATCTAACAGGTCTAGTATTTACAAAGTGTGATGGATCTTCGAAGGCCGGAAGTGCAATTTCAATTGTTGACGCACTTCAAATACCAATTACTTATATTGGTGTCGGTGAAAATGTCGAAGACCTGAGTGTGTTCAATTTAGATGAGTATCTTGACGCACTGGTAGGTAATTGA
- a CDS encoding PorV/PorQ family protein, translating into MKKLILLLLLIHSSIYAIQFEDAVFPEIVTSSRALAMGNAFIAKVDDASAAFYNPAGLGTYRGKHFHLSNFQFETNKGWMETLFGGDVTGNAGDIFDALSLEGARKLLNQNKGTVSHSRFQMMPNFSTRYFSMGYVYAVQQRAFIGDQAGDQFEYAQRTDHGPYAAFNFSLFGGIVKIGATATYLFRKEAIGTADPAVALDLPDTAYNQGKMLFFTTGFRLTLPYTFLPTLAITSHNTGGTSFEQTGGPAAPADIKQTFDLGLSLTPQIGRTMRVHMELNYKDALGEHSNVDTIRKLGLGLEFDLRRIFYFRLGYGDGFGSGGIGIRTRKMEFDLSTYAVDTTDSDFRGQVDRRYVLGISSGF; encoded by the coding sequence GTGAAGAAGTTGATTTTATTACTCCTATTAATTCACTCAAGTATTTATGCAATACAATTTGAGGATGCTGTCTTTCCAGAGATTGTTACTTCATCTCGTGCCCTTGCCATGGGAAATGCATTTATTGCAAAAGTAGATGATGCATCCGCTGCTTTCTATAACCCAGCAGGCCTTGGAACTTATCGTGGAAAACACTTTCACCTTTCAAACTTTCAATTTGAAACCAATAAGGGATGGATGGAGACTCTCTTTGGTGGAGATGTAACTGGTAACGCCGGTGATATTTTTGATGCACTATCGCTTGAGGGTGCAAGAAAACTTCTCAATCAAAATAAGGGAACAGTTTCACATAGTCGTTTCCAAATGATGCCAAACTTCTCAACTCGCTATTTCTCTATGGGATATGTCTATGCTGTTCAACAACGAGCTTTTATTGGTGATCAAGCTGGTGACCAATTTGAATATGCACAAAGAACTGATCACGGTCCATACGCAGCTTTTAACTTTTCACTCTTTGGTGGAATCGTAAAAATAGGTGCTACCGCAACTTATCTATTTAGAAAGGAAGCAATCGGGACAGCTGATCCAGCGGTTGCATTAGATCTACCAGATACGGCCTACAACCAAGGTAAAATGTTATTTTTTACTACTGGTTTTCGCTTAACTCTTCCATACACATTTCTCCCAACTCTTGCCATCACTTCACATAATACAGGTGGTACAAGTTTTGAGCAGACCGGAGGTCCAGCAGCACCAGCTGATATCAAACAAACTTTTGACTTAGGACTTTCTCTTACACCACAAATAGGTAGAACGATGCGTGTTCACATGGAATTAAATTATAAAGATGCGCTAGGTGAACACTCGAATGTCGACACTATTAGAAAACTTGGACTTGGTTTAGAGTTTGATTTACGTCGTATTTTCTATTTCCGTTTAGGTTACGGTGACGGTTTTGGTTCCGGAGGAATTGGGATTAGAACGAGAAAAATGGAGTTTGATCTCTCAACTTATGCTGTTGATACAACAGATTCAGACTTCAGAGGACAGGTCGATCGCCGATATGTGCTAGGAATCTCTAGTGGTTTTTAA
- the rny gene encoding ribonuclease Y, giving the protein MSTDLILASLLFLVLGLAVGFVIRNLQAKKELAEREAKGDEIINKAKEQAKEISYKARKEAKEAAQEEKKDADKYVQKVKRELNDQEKDLNKRQAKLESKMDELDEKMKKLDKREDEVKEKELDALKEKEKYVVRQEEYAGKLSEVAAMTKEQAKEELLETMKEDAQVDFTKMIKRMEEEAKEEAESRAKRIVGIAIQRYAGEHVGEKTISTVDLPSDDVKGRLIGREGRNIRAFEQICGVDLIIDDTPEIVVISSFNVVRREIAKDTIEKLIADGRIHPAKIEEFHDKSKAEFEKKLLTLGEKAQMEIGVHGIHPEILKLVGALNFRTSYTQNQYQHAIEAAFICGSMAAEMGLNIKQARRAGLLHDIGKVLDAAAEGSHAVIGADFARKYGESADVVHAIRAHHDDEKPESILAHIVAAADAISGARPGARKALTESYVSRLTDIEEIVNSFEGVSKSYAISGGREVRVFVENEKINDEETVLLSRNIAKQIEEQMSYPGTIKITVVRETKAVGVAK; this is encoded by the coding sequence ATGAGTACAGATTTAATCTTAGCATCACTTCTTTTTCTTGTTCTTGGACTAGCAGTTGGTTTTGTTATCCGTAACCTTCAGGCCAAAAAAGAATTGGCCGAGCGTGAGGCAAAGGGTGATGAAATCATCAACAAGGCTAAAGAGCAAGCAAAAGAGATTAGCTATAAAGCGAGAAAAGAGGCAAAAGAAGCGGCCCAAGAAGAAAAGAAGGACGCTGATAAGTATGTCCAAAAAGTTAAGCGCGAGCTTAATGATCAAGAAAAAGACCTGAATAAAAGACAGGCCAAGCTTGAGTCTAAAATGGATGAGCTTGATGAGAAAATGAAGAAGCTTGATAAGAGAGAAGACGAAGTTAAAGAAAAAGAACTCGACGCTCTTAAAGAGAAAGAAAAGTATGTCGTTCGCCAAGAAGAATATGCTGGAAAGCTTTCAGAAGTTGCGGCCATGACAAAAGAGCAGGCCAAAGAAGAACTTCTAGAGACAATGAAAGAAGACGCTCAAGTTGATTTCACTAAAATGATTAAACGCATGGAAGAAGAGGCAAAAGAAGAAGCTGAAAGCCGTGCTAAGAGAATCGTTGGTATTGCAATTCAAAGATATGCTGGTGAACATGTTGGTGAAAAGACAATCTCAACTGTTGATCTTCCATCTGATGATGTGAAAGGTCGTCTAATTGGTCGTGAAGGTCGTAATATTAGAGCATTTGAGCAAATCTGTGGTGTTGATTTAATTATCGATGATACTCCAGAGATCGTTGTTATTTCTTCATTTAACGTTGTAAGACGTGAGATCGCTAAGGATACAATTGAGAAGCTAATTGCTGACGGTCGTATTCACCCAGCAAAAATTGAAGAATTTCATGATAAGTCAAAAGCTGAATTTGAGAAGAAGCTTCTTACACTAGGTGAGAAGGCACAAATGGAGATTGGTGTTCACGGTATTCACCCTGAGATCCTTAAGCTTGTTGGTGCATTAAATTTTAGAACTTCATATACTCAAAACCAATACCAGCATGCAATTGAAGCAGCATTTATTTGTGGTTCAATGGCAGCTGAGATGGGTCTAAATATTAAGCAAGCTCGTCGTGCGGGTCTTCTACATGATATTGGTAAAGTTCTTGATGCTGCGGCCGAGGGATCACACGCTGTTATCGGTGCTGACTTTGCAAGAAAGTATGGAGAGTCTGCGGACGTTGTTCATGCAATTAGAGCTCACCACGATGATGAGAAGCCGGAATCAATTCTTGCTCATATCGTTGCAGCTGCTGATGCGATTTCTGGTGCAAGACCAGGAGCTCGTAAAGCACTTACTGAGTCTTATGTTTCTCGTCTTACAGATATCGAAGAAATTGTTAATTCATTTGAAGGTGTTAGCAAGTCTTACGCTATCTCTGGTGGACGTGAAGTACGAGTTTTTGTTGAGAATGAAAAAATCAACGATGAAGAGACGGTATTATTATCTCGAAATATTGCTAAGCAAATTGAAGAGCAAATGTCTTATCCTGGAACGATTAAAATTACAGTTGTTCGTGAGACTAAGGCCGTTGGAGTTGCGAAGTAA
- a CDS encoding hemolysin family protein — translation MTDVSSLEIVSLIVCFIGSGFFSGSEAVLLSIPHDRASQLIQEGGAKGRAIAFMIDRPSEILTTILVGNNVVNIFASSLTTVLATRLFADDAIGIAVGATTFIILIFGEIIPKTFARTHAESMSFFVIRVLQIFYYLLYPVIKIMVWLIHTVLGENAQLTGRIVTKDDLEFMIQKAEKENTIDHKQIDLFNSILEFPKIKVKDIMIPRREIKTIQVSSSYKEVISEIEESIHSRYPVCDGEVDNIEGFLHVKELAFIKKDQRDNFTLSEHLREPFFVYEHMKIQAVFDHMNRKKVHMALVKDENGLIVGIITLEDIIEEILGEIQDEHDDDIDQITKEYEQNDLIDGVDIDGATNLRDLDHDYDIKIPLNDNYSTLAGFLLDMLGNNFPESGQIIIWEGYSFELIEVFDYEIKQVKIKDVDGEKHFFSKKEAKEAVDSGEDLVDIPVK, via the coding sequence ATGACTGATGTTAGTAGCCTTGAAATTGTCTCACTAATCGTTTGCTTTATTGGCTCAGGTTTTTTCTCTGGCTCTGAAGCCGTGTTGCTATCAATTCCTCATGACCGAGCAAGCCAGCTTATTCAAGAAGGTGGAGCAAAGGGACGTGCCATTGCATTTATGATTGATCGTCCAAGTGAGATTCTTACAACGATTCTCGTAGGGAATAACGTCGTTAATATTTTTGCTTCATCTCTTACAACAGTTCTAGCAACTCGTCTCTTTGCCGATGATGCCATAGGAATTGCTGTTGGTGCCACGACTTTTATCATTTTAATCTTTGGTGAAATTATTCCAAAAACTTTTGCTCGTACACACGCTGAAAGTATGTCTTTTTTCGTAATTCGAGTTCTTCAAATTTTCTACTATCTTCTTTATCCTGTAATTAAGATTATGGTGTGGTTAATCCATACTGTTCTTGGTGAAAATGCTCAACTTACAGGTCGTATTGTAACAAAAGATGATCTTGAGTTTATGATTCAAAAAGCAGAAAAAGAAAATACGATTGATCACAAGCAAATTGATCTTTTTAACTCGATCTTAGAGTTTCCTAAGATTAAGGTTAAGGATATTATGATTCCTCGTAGGGAAATCAAAACAATTCAAGTTAGTAGCTCTTACAAAGAAGTTATTAGTGAAATTGAGGAATCGATTCACTCTCGTTATCCAGTATGTGATGGTGAAGTTGATAATATTGAAGGCTTCCTTCACGTTAAGGAACTTGCATTCATCAAGAAGGACCAGCGCGATAATTTCACATTATCTGAACACTTAAGAGAGCCATTCTTTGTCTACGAGCATATGAAGATACAGGCCGTATTTGATCATATGAATCGCAAGAAAGTTCACATGGCACTTGTTAAAGATGAGAACGGTTTAATCGTTGGTATTATTACTCTTGAAGATATCATTGAAGAGATACTTGGAGAAATCCAAGATGAGCACGATGATGATATCGATCAGATTACAAAAGAATACGAACAAAATGATCTTATCGACGGTGTGGATATTGATGGGGCCACTAACTTAAGAGATCTTGATCATGACTATGATATTAAGATTCCACTTAATGATAATTATTCAACCCTAGCAGGTTTTCTACTTGATATGCTTGGTAATAACTTCCCTGAATCTGGTCAGATTATTATTTGGGAAGGTTATAGTTTTGAACTAATTGAAGTTTTTGATTATGAGATCAAACAGGTCAAAATCAAAGATGTCGATGGTGAAAAGCATTTCTTCTCTAAGAAAGAGGCCAAAGAAGCAGTCGACTCAGGTGAGGATCTTGTCGATATTCCAGTAAAGTAA
- the zapA gene encoding cell division protein ZapA, whose amino-acid sequence MDISTEVKEYQVLGHNFRLQESGEDEIVSATEIVEYVDTIASNIRQKAPSISNSQLAALVALELAKEKLSLEKEYKQEITDVMSLSDNALRLIEESLPKTH is encoded by the coding sequence ATGGATATAAGTACGGAAGTAAAAGAATATCAAGTTTTAGGTCATAATTTCAGACTCCAAGAGTCTGGAGAAGATGAGATTGTTTCTGCGACAGAAATTGTTGAGTATGTTGATACGATCGCAAGTAATATTCGCCAAAAGGCCCCTTCAATTTCTAACTCACAATTGGCTGCACTTGTGGCACTAGAGTTAGCGAAGGAAAAGTTATCTTTAGAGAAAGAGTATAAACAAGAGATCACAGATGTGATGTCTCTTTCTGATAATGCCCTGAGATTGATAGAGGAATCACTTCCAAAGACTCACTAA
- a CDS encoding Glu/Leu/Phe/Val dehydrogenase dimerization domain-containing protein produces MPSFERLYKDGHEEVIFFSDPSCNLKAIVAIHNTVLGPALGGTRMWPYNSEEEAINDVLRLSKGMTYKAAVSGLNLGGGKAVIIGDPEKDKSEALFRSYGRFLESLNGRYITAEDVNIGVDDIEHVFTETNNVAGVAEIHGGSGNPSPWTARGVFRGIEAACMKVYGDRSPKGKVVALQGAGSVGRYLGEYLYNEGAEVYVCDINEKNLELFKEKVPNAKVVGIDEIYDVKMDIYAPCALGATINDETIERLNCKIVAGAANNQLAENRHGKILKEKGILYAPDYLINAGGLMNVSIEFEGWSEDKAIRMVDTIYDTTMKIFEISEEQDIPVYQATDILAESRIESIKNIQGKFLGHVGHRFPGRKKR; encoded by the coding sequence ATGCCTAGTTTTGAGAGACTATACAAAGATGGACACGAAGAAGTTATCTTTTTCAGTGACCCAAGTTGTAACCTAAAGGCAATCGTTGCGATTCATAACACAGTTTTAGGACCAGCTCTTGGTGGAACTAGAATGTGGCCATATAATTCAGAAGAAGAAGCAATCAATGATGTATTAAGACTTTCAAAAGGGATGACTTATAAAGCAGCTGTTTCTGGTCTAAACCTTGGTGGTGGAAAGGCCGTAATTATTGGTGATCCAGAAAAGGATAAGTCAGAAGCTCTTTTCCGTTCATACGGACGTTTCCTAGAGTCTTTAAATGGACGTTATATCACAGCAGAAGATGTAAATATTGGTGTTGATGATATTGAGCACGTATTTACTGAAACAAATAATGTAGCAGGTGTTGCTGAAATCCATGGTGGTTCAGGTAACCCTTCTCCATGGACAGCTCGCGGTGTTTTCAGAGGTATCGAAGCAGCTTGTATGAAAGTTTACGGAGACCGTTCACCAAAAGGTAAAGTTGTTGCGCTTCAAGGTGCTGGATCAGTTGGTCGCTACCTAGGTGAGTACTTATACAATGAAGGTGCAGAAGTTTACGTATGTGATATCAATGAAAAGAACCTTGAACTTTTCAAAGAAAAAGTTCCAAATGCAAAGGTTGTAGGAATTGATGAAATCTATGATGTGAAGATGGATATCTATGCTCCATGTGCACTTGGTGCAACTATCAATGATGAAACGATTGAGCGTCTAAATTGTAAGATCGTTGCAGGTGCTGCAAATAACCAACTTGCAGAAAATCGTCACGGAAAAATCCTTAAAGAAAAAGGAATCCTATACGCTCCAGATTACCTAATCAATGCTGGTGGTCTAATGAACGTTTCAATTGAATTTGAAGGTTGGTCAGAAGATAAGGCAATCAGAATGGTTGATACAATCTATGATACAACAATGAAGATTTTCGAAATTTCTGAAGAACAAGATATTCCAGTTTATCAAGCAACTGATATCCTTGCAGAATCAAGAATTGAATCAATTAAGAATATCCAAGGGAAGTTCCTAGGTCACGTAGGACACCGTTTTCCAGGTAGGAAGAAGCGCTAG
- a CDS encoding 2Fe-2S iron-sulfur cluster binding domain-containing protein: MHKASLIDENGQSTEFTIDENQSIFDALQDQGKTLPHGCLSGSCGSCRIQIIEGKENMKKPGIIEQNTIDAIAGEHPEVEEGKIRMACRAKVLGDIKFSSLK, from the coding sequence ATGCACAAAGCGTCACTAATCGATGAGAATGGGCAAAGTACTGAATTTACGATCGATGAAAATCAAAGTATCTTTGACGCACTTCAGGATCAAGGCAAGACTCTACCTCATGGATGCTTGAGTGGCTCTTGTGGCTCATGTCGTATACAGATCATTGAGGGAAAAGAAAACATGAAAAAACCAGGTATCATTGAGCAAAACACAATTGATGCAATAGCTGGTGAGCATCCAGAAGTTGAAGAAGGTAAAATTAGAATGGCCTGTCGAGCTAAGGTTCTAGGTGATATTAAATTTTCTTCTCTAAAATAA
- a CDS encoding 5-formyltetrahydrofolate cyclo-ligase, giving the protein MSSEKKNLRKEVLNIIAQMDPQEFEIQSAKVVSNLVTLFKSENFYPQTLGIFYPIPGEVNCLNLKVLGSLAFPVFDEDSNDMEFKSSSLSELKTINAFGKEFKVPCESSQIVEPDIILIPGVAFDESGHRLGRGKGYYDRYLTNRKKKEPLKIGVCFNQQLQESIPCEQHDQVMDFVVTAKKVIKV; this is encoded by the coding sequence ATGAGTTCGGAAAAGAAAAACCTTCGTAAAGAAGTTTTAAATATCATAGCGCAGATGGATCCTCAGGAATTTGAGATTCAAAGTGCAAAAGTTGTTTCAAACCTCGTTACTCTTTTTAAATCCGAAAACTTTTATCCGCAGACTCTTGGGATCTTTTATCCGATTCCAGGAGAAGTTAATTGTCTTAACTTAAAGGTACTGGGGAGCTTAGCATTTCCCGTATTTGATGAAGACTCAAATGATATGGAATTTAAGTCTTCATCATTAAGTGAGTTAAAGACTATTAATGCTTTTGGTAAAGAATTTAAGGTGCCTTGTGAGTCATCTCAAATTGTTGAACCAGATATTATATTAATCCCAGGTGTTGCTTTTGATGAGTCAGGGCATCGCTTAGGAAGAGGTAAGGGTTATTATGATCGATACCTCACAAATAGAAAGAAGAAAGAACCATTAAAAATAGGCGTTTGCTTTAATCAGCAGTTACAAGAAAGCATTCCTTGCGAGCAACATGACCAAGTAATGGACTTTGTTGTAACAGCAAAGAAAGTGATTAAAGTGTGA